The genomic stretch ATATGACgacaatttatattaatttcttcttatgttcattataatgtaatgttatcttaaaataattttcaatgtttAATACTGATAATGCGCTTTAACATCAACTGGTTATAAATTAATAGCTATATACTAAAAAGGAATGCATTCTATTATGAATCGAGTGACTTTACTtttgttgatttaaaaaaattttgaatatttaataaaaagaccGGCACTGCAGGAAAAATTGATTCATTCATGCAATGGAATTCCTGATATCATAAAACTTCAATGTATGatcgcaattttttaattaaacattctTATCTTAAAAAGTGAATTAGTAATTTAtgtgaaatattttcttattttaagtGCTGTTAGatatgaatgaaaaatatattgtgaaaaagaatttatatatttttttcaatgattaaattccCTTATCTAATTCTCAATGTAGTTCAATCTTTTTCTACTTTTTGTGATAATATGCTATTgacaaaattacaaaaaaatattggttAAAATGTTATTGCTTATGAACTACTTTCAATCAAATGACTATGTGATCAAATCCACAATTAAATTGCCAGTTTTACAATTTGAAAATGTTCTGGCACGTCAAGTAATTTTAAGAGTTTCTAAAGTGTATTTAAGAACTATAAAAGTAACTTTTTTGATaatatggaaaaaatataaccaTTATATCTTTATCTTTGACTTAAGTCAAAAATGtagtatgattaaaaaaacataagtGATGTTGAGATGTCAAcatgaagaaaaagaagaattttctaacaatatcaaatagtttcaatttttgtttaaaaaatcattcaactACAATGGAAACCTAGACGAATGAAGTCCTATTGTATAATagttagtttaaaaataataaagtgaaTAAATAAGGATTCatcctgtaaaaaaattaaaaaatataaagttatatCTACCTTTAATTGGAATGTTAACAGATTTTTCTAatggaattttaatattagaaTGAACGCTACTTGAGCGACTTGTTGACTTTTCCCGAGATGGTGATCGTATCTTTCTACTATTTGATCGCACAGGTGATATCGACTTGGATCTTCGTCGATCTTTATATCTCCGTTTGTCTTTACTTTTAGAACTTCCTGGAGAAGATCTGTAACTACTTTTAGGTCGAGGATCGTCACGGCTTCTTGAGCGAGATCTATATCGACGTCGAGATTTAGAATATTTTGAAGATCGTTTATGATTTGAAGAGCTGTTAGATGAATCTGAACTGCTCGAtctaaaattgaataaaataattagtaaatataattcatgaaaaaaattataaattaaataaagtctAACCTGGATCGTCGATAATGCTTTTTCGGTATTTATTACTTCGGTCTGAATCTGAGTCACTTGGCATTGTTGTTTATattatgttaataaaaatattgaaaattaatgaaaaaattatattattttgcagCGGATTAAAACTGGGAATTTTCTCttgaagaataaatttttatgtattgatattatttatataaatgtataaatttttagttaacaTTTTACACAAACTTCCAAATTTTATGGTAACAATAACCacacttaatatttttaaagtaaatatcgagtgaaaaataaatcatcaaaaaaagTGATTTCAAATGCAAACAGATGTCGCCACATACATGGAGCAAAACCGGGTTAGTACTGCtttgagaattttatattgagGACGGAGAGGTAGTACATAGATAAATacatatccgaacaaaaacagttcactgtaaaaaaaatcgccaagtccacgttcataagaccattaagaaaaacaaaatttttttttctttacaaaaagatataaaatagaaaaattaaaaatccagtaaccgatatgattttatatgattttcggaaattaaaaaaaattttattgtaaatttaaaaattaagaaaaaaattttggaacgtatttagtgtgcgtggttgcaaaatattttacttttcatgaaattcgtaaaatctatttactaggactttaaaaaaattgaaatacacaatgacgcacaccaagtacgttccaaaatttttttcttaatttttaaatttacaacaaaattttttttaacttccgaaaatcatatacaatcatatcggttacttggattttttaatttttctattttatatctttttgtaaagaaaaaaaaaaaaattttgtttttcttaatagtcttatgaacgtggacttggcgcgatttttttacagtgaactgt from Cotesia glomerata isolate CgM1 unplaced genomic scaffold, MPM_Cglom_v2.3 scaffold_301, whole genome shotgun sequence encodes the following:
- the LOC123274341 gene encoding LOW QUALITY PROTEIN: serine/Arginine-related protein 53-like (The sequence of the model RefSeq protein was modified relative to this genomic sequence to represent the inferred CDS: inserted 2 bases in 2 codons; substituted 1 base at 1 genomic stop codon), whose amino-acid sequence is MPSDSDSDRSNKYXKKHYRRSRSSSSDSSNSSSNHKRSSKYSKSRRRYRSRSRSRDDPRPKSSYRSSPGSSKSKDKRRYKDRRRSKSISPVRSNSRKIRSPSREKSTSRSSSVHSNIKIPLEKSVNIPIKDEFTIEPRIKESILEEINADSFVPKKFTSNAQVKKKINXNHVIDLTGDNVKVPIVSNPSVVSESIFHSSILMDQXSTFDKWVKKLYNLRQKAISDLLSHLTI